In Lepus europaeus isolate LE1 chromosome 19, mLepTim1.pri, whole genome shotgun sequence, the genomic window CGGGGCCACCCCCGGGCCTCGGCGGCGCCCCCGGAGCGGAGGGGGCTGCGCACAGTGGCGTGGGGGCCCGGGGCAggcccccgggggcggggccgtggaAGGCTCTGGAAGCAGGGCGCGGGGCTCACCATGGGAGGGGCCGAGCGGGCCCGGATCCGCGGCGGCTGCGGCCCCCGGGGGCTGGCGGGCCAGGAGCGCGAGCGCACGGCGCGCACCGCGAGCGGCCGCGGGGGGCGGCCGCGACCCCCGAGGGGACCCCCAGCGCCGGAGCGGTGCGGAGCGCGGCGCGGACGGACCATGGCAGCAGGAGCGGGCAGGGGGCTGCCGCGGGCCACCGACCGAGGGGCGACGGGCTGAGCCGTACCAAGCGCGGGGGATCGCGCTGCCAGAGGGGTCGCCGCGGCCAAACCACTGCGGCGCGCGGGGGAGCCCGGCGCGTACCAACGGCGTCCGCGAGGGGCGTGGCCGGAGCGTACCaagcggggcggggggagcccgGGAAAAGGGAGAGCGAGGGAGCCGGCCGCGGGGGGACACGTCGGGCCGCTCCGGCCGGCGGGGCGGGTCGGGAGGGCGCGCGAGGGAAGTTTTAGGGGGCGTGGCGGAGGCTGCAGACGGTACCAAAGAGTTGGAGGGGGTGGACTTGAAGACGGTGCCACTTCGGCTCAGGGCTGGGAGTCAGGACTCCCGCGCAGTCGGAAGACCATACCAAAACACTTCAGGAAATAGGGGAGGACGTATAATGGGTCGGGGGGACGAGGGACCCTACCAAAGAGGACTGGGGTACGGATCGCACCGCGCACATTGGAGCGCTTAAGGTTTCTTGGTAGGCGGTGACGTGGCTCGATGGGGAAGGGACTACAACTCCCAGAGGCCCTCGCGGGACTGGGCGGGGCCCGGAGGCCCCCCCCGCAAGTCATAGCCGTGCGCCCATTGGCTCCCGCGTCCAGGCTCCGCCCACCCGCGGTGAGCCGCTCAGCTGTCGAGAATTCTTGCTTCAATCTGTTTCGTCTAAATATCTATACTTACGGTGGGTGTGACGTCAAAAAACAAACCCGTGCTTGGCACGGTACTCAAATCTTGTCAGCTTTTCTTGGAAAAAGAGCCCAGAGGCCCCGTCCGCATAGGGCGCGGGTTCGCGTCCCCTGCTCCGCTCGGGCCCCCGCGCCCGCCCGAGCCGCCCACGCGAGACCCGAATAAAACCCCCGGCGGCGGCCCGGCCCGCCAACCCTCTCCACTCAGTGCACCCTTAACGAGCACACAGAGGCCCGTTTTCGGCGGGAGACCGATCACAGGCTGTGGCGACAGCGATGCGGAGCCCACGCCCGGCTCCCGGCCCGCAGCGCGGGGGCAGCGGGGCGGTCAGCCCGGCCACGCCGGCTGCGCGCGGCTCCCGGCTCCAGAGGCGGCTGGGGAGCGGATGCAGATTCGCAAGAGTTGCCTACGGAGAGTAACTTTGTGGACATTTCTACCGACCTCTGGCTGTTGGGTGGGGAATGAAACTCCTGGGAAGCGGGGAggcacctgcctggcccctgcGGCCCTGCCCGCCTCCCCCGCCCGGCCCTCCTCCACGCCCCCGCTCCAGGGACGCCCCTGCGGCCGGCGGTCACTCGTGGGCGAGCTCAGCCAGGGAGAAGCAGAGTCCGGGGCCAGAGACGTAATCAAATGGTATCTTTACTGAACGGTGGCCAACACATGGACAGAATACAAACACGCAGGGCACTGCGGCCTAGGTGCGCAGTTCAAGATTGAAAAAATACAGATCGAAAAATAGagagatttacttattaaaaTTGTCTTCTCTTCCATAATTCTCTTGCTCCTCTGACTTGAAGCCGGAAGGCTGGCGCGGGCCCGGAGGATGGGTCCAGGAGGGGGCGGGCCGGGCGCTGCTCCAGGAGGACCCTGGGGGGCCCCCGGGGGGGTCTGGGAAgtaccctggggctggggctgccccgtGGCTCCAGAGGCCCCCACGGTgccctgaggctggggctgcggtgggcggagctggagctggtggTGAGACACAAGGTGAGGGAGGCgggcagagcccccagccccggccaccaAGACCCTGGGGGACCCACAGGGGTCCTCCGGGCCCCCCTGACCCCCGGTGTGTCCTCACCAGATTCTGCGAGGGCCTTGCCTGGTCCTCCAGgatggggcccagccctgggggtgcCTGCTGTGCCCCCATCTACAAGGGGAGAGGGGCGGGTCAGTGCCGGGCGGGGGTCCTGCAGGCCAGCCGGGGAGGGGGGCGCACCCTGGAGGGTGAAGTCTCAGAAGTGAGCTCTTCAGAACAGTTTACGCCCACCCCTTCCCTTTCTAGAAGGTTCTGGAAGCCACAGAAGCAGAGGGTGCTTAGGTCTCTGCTGTAAAAGGCGCAGCAGAGGGGCTGCCGCGGGGACCTTTAGAGCCGGCACCTGAcgtgggcgttggttcgagtcccggcggctccacctCCAGCCTAGCTCtgccagtgcgcctgggaaagcagcagagggttggCCAATGCCTGGGCCCTGAACTCGCATGGCGgccaagaagttcctggctccttcctggcgtCTGTCTGGTCCGGTTCTGGCCGTccaggccattggggagtgaaccggcaggtgaAGACCTCTCGCTAAAAGGCTTGGAGACCAGGGGTTGCTCCAGGATGCCAACCAcgcacaggggtggggggagccaggtgccccagcagccagggcgaGGCTGGGGTCCCGCCGAGCACCgagaggggcaggagagagaggcgGCCCTACCCCGGCGAGGTCCCAGCTCTGCAACTCCGAATCCACCCCAGGAGACGGACAAGGCAGGTGCCCGCCCAAGTTCAGTCACCAGGGCCCGGGGAGGCCGAGGCACCGGCTCATCTTGCGGGGCTCTGAGGGGGGCCGACCACGGCCACCCCAGCTCACTCCTGCGCCCCGGTGCCCTGCCCTGAGGCAGACCCTGCGAGCTGactgcctgtccctgtccccttccccgCTGTGTGCAGCCGCCACTGCTGCCCGGGTAAGCATCGCCTCCCGGCCCCGGGCACAGCTGGGTGATGCTCCTCCCGTCTCCCAGCAAACCAGGCTCTGCCCAGGGCAGCACCACCCAGCGGCAGGCTCCGCCCAGGGCAGGCTCCGCCCAGGGCAGGCTCCGCCCAGCGGCAGGCTCCGCCCAGGGCAGGCTCCACCCAGCGGCAGCTCCGCCCAGGGCAGGCTCCGCCCAGCGGCAGGTTCTGCCCAGGACAGGCTCCACCCAGCGGCAGGCTCCGCCCAGCGGCAGGCTCCGCCCAGCGGCAGCTCCGCCCAGGGCAGGCTCCGCCCAGCGGCAGGTTCTGCCCAGGACAGGCTCCACCCAGCGGCAGGCTCGGCCCAGGGCAGGCTCCGCCCAGAAGCAGGCTCCGCCCAGCGGCAGGTTCTGCCCAGGGCAGGCTCCGCCCAGCGGCAGCACCACCCAGCGGCAGGCTCCGCCCAGGGCAGGCTCCGCCCAGCGGCAGGTTCTGCCCAGGGCAAGCTCCGCCCAGCGGCAGCACCATTCAGTGGCAGGCTCCGCCCAGTGGCAGCCAGACACGTCTGTCAAGCGTTCAGATGGCCACAGCTTCCGCTGACACCCGATGGGACCCCCGGGGACCCGGCTGATGCGGACTTGCGGAGATGACGGCCTGTCCACGGCCACCCCAAGGAGGGAGCGCCCCGCAGGTCCCCAGTCCCCTCCTGGGGGCAGCCTAGCTAGCACAGAGGGGTCGGGGTTGAGTCGCACCCTGAGAGCTAGGCTGAAGGTGgggtccccagcccagggctgtgacctggccctgaggagctcagGCCCCGGGACAGCAGAGGCAATGACCATACcccacctgggggtggggggacgccGGGAGGTGGTCTTTGGCCCCCCAGGCCTCTGACAGCGCCCCCAGGAAAACGCACCCCAGGGATACTTTGGGGAGCAATGTTTGCTCCTAAGTGCTCTCGGCCGCACCCTGGGGTCTCCTGGCCAAGGCTGGGGGAGGCGGACTCACGACTCCATTGCCCACGACGCGGTAGGGGCCTTCCAGGGACTCAAGTGGACCCACCATTCTCGAGACAGCGTGGTCTGGGGGAACACAGTAGCCCCGAGGGGCCCGGGACAAGGGGAAGTaggggggtccctgccactcaccagcAGCTGCTGGGGGGTGAGCTGCATGGTCAGCTCTGGGCCCACTGCTCAGGCTTCCTGGGGGTGAGGACAGCAGGTGCCAGCAGGGGCGGGGCCCGacggagccccgcccccgccccgcccccagcacctgcaggttCTCCCCCTGATTCACATAGACCTGGCTGTCCACAGGTGCAGGCGTCCACTCGGGCAGCTTCGAGTACCTGAGGGGCAGGAgtggtgacaggggccccaaGCCTCAGCCCCAAAGTTCGGGATGTGCCCCGGGCCCGGCTACACCCCTGAACACCGGCTCGTCCTGAACCCGCAGCCCCAAGCCCCGGGTCCTCAGGCCTcgcccctgggcagccccacCGGCCCCGCGGCCACTCAAGGACCCCGctccagccaggagctgctgcccGCCGAGGGCCGGGGTCGGGCGCCCCCCGGCCAGGGCCCAGGGTGCCGGCTTGCGGCGGGCAGCGGGGGAGGCCGCGGGCTCAAACCACCTGCCGCGAGGGGCCGGCCGGGCAGGAACCCGGGGCCAGGAAGACTCCGGACGATGGGCGCGGGGCTCAGCACGGCAGGCCCGGACCGCGCGGGCCACACTGGGGCTGCGGGCTCCGCCGAGTGACCGGCGCGGTACGGGACGCGGGGGTCGCGCCTCCAGGAAGGGGTCGCTGAGGCCAGACCACTGCGGCGCGTGGGGGGGCCCGGCGGCGAGGGGCGTGGCCGGAGCGTACCATGCAGGGCTGGGGGAACCCGGGAAAAGGGTGAGCGAAGGAGACGGCCGCGGGGGACACGTCGGGCCCGGAGCACCGGCGAGGGACGCTTCGGGGGGCGTGGCGACACAAAGACGATAccaaagagtgtgtgtgtgggggggtagatTTGAAGACGGTGCCAACTCGGCTCTGGGCTGGGAGACCCAGGAACCCCTACCTGGAGTTTGAGGCTGCAGACCATACCAAAACACTTCAGGAAGTAGGGGAGGACGAATACTGGCCTGGGGGCGAGGGACCCTGCCAAAGAGGGCTGGGGTACGGATTGCACCGCGAACACTGGAGTGCTCAAGGTTTTGTCTCGGCAGGCGGTGACGTGGTTCGATGGGGGGAACTACAACTCCCAGAGGCCCTCGCGCGCCATGGGCGGGGCCTCCGGGCCCTGAGATCCGCCCCTCCGCTGGTTATAGCCTTGTGCCCATTGGTCCCCGCGCCCAGGCTCCGCCCGCTGCCCGCTCAGGTGTCGCTGGGCTGTGCGTGCTCTGTGAACCACAACTGAGTTTTGCAGCCACCAGGCGTTGcgttcattcatttgaaaggcagagttacagagagcgaggtcttccatccgctggttcactctccagatggccgtatCAACcagggctgcgccgatcc contains:
- the LOC133748306 gene encoding mediator of RNA polymerase II transcription subunit 25-like, whose amino-acid sequence is MQLTPQQLLMGAQQAPPGLGPILEDQARPSQNLLQLRPPQPQPQGTVGASGATGQPQPQGTSQTPPGAPQGPPGAAPGPPPPGPILRARASLPASSQRSKRIMEEKTILISKSLYFSICIFSILNCAPRPQCPACLYSVHVLATVQ